AACGTTTTCCTGCTGGCCGCTGCCTTCGTCATCGTCAATCTCATCGTGGACATGACCTACGGCGCTCTGGACCCTCGGATTCGCTTGTCCTGAACGATTGGAAACAACTGGAGGAGGAAACGCCATGAAACCTGTCCGCGAACTCGCCCGCGTAGTGGGAGTCAGTCTGGCAGGACTGGTACTGGTGGCCGCGTCCTGCGCCCCCGCGGCGGCGCCCGCGCAGCCATCGGCACCGGCTCCCAGACAGCCGGCCCCGTCCGCGCCGTCCACCGCTCCCGCGCCGGCGGCGCCCCAGCCTACGGCGCCAAGCGCGCCACTGCCCGCGGCCTCAGCGCCGAGAAATCCCACGCCCACGCCTGCGACAGCCGTCCAGCAACGCAAGCGCGGTGGGACGGTCGTTTACGCGCAGCATGTGGACCTGTTGCACACCGACCCGCTGCTCTGCGCCAGCAGTTCATGCGTTGTCGTGGTGGGCCAGGCATTCAACAAGCTGTTGCAGCGCGACAAGAACAATGAGATCATCACCGACCTGGCGGAGTCCTGGAAGCAGACGGACGACGTCACGTACGTCATTACACTGCGCAAAGGAGTGCTTTTCCACGACGGGACGGAGGTCACCGCTGACGATGTCGTCTACAGCGCGGGCCTGCTGAGCCAGCAGGCGACGCATCCCACATACGCCAGCTTGTGGACGCAGTACGCCAGCGCCCGCGCCACCGACAAGTACACGGTGGAGCTGAAGACGAAGCAGCCGGACCCCCTCTTTCCACACGCGCTCTCAGAAGCGCATCAGTTCATCGTGCCAAAGGCGAAGTACACGCAGTCGGGCGCGTTCAGTCTAAAGTGGGTGGGCACTGGCCCGTTCGAACTGCAGGAGTTCACACGCAGCGTCAACTACAAGCTGGTCAAAAGCGCCAAGTATTTCGAACAGGGTGTCCCCTACGTGGATAGTGTCAGCGTGCTGATAGTGCCGGACCTGGCGACGCGCGTCGCCAGCTTCCGCACCAGGCGCGTGGACGTTATCGGTGAGTTGCGCGCGCCCGACTTGGTGGCACTGCGCCGCGCAGTGCCGGACCTGAACGAGATCAAGTCGCCGGGCGGGGCCATCGGCATCTACTTCAATCCATTCGCGCCGCCGTTCGACAACGAGAATCTGCGAAAGGCGGTGGTGTTCGGCCTGCAGCGGCAGCAGCTCATCGACATCGTCACGCAGGGGACGGGCGTGATGTCCGGCGTCGTCAACGGAGGCCCGCCCGGCTGGGGCTTGGCGTGGTACCCGGACGAGATGAAGAAGCTCTACACCTACGATCCGGCGAAGGTCAAAAAGTTTCTGGCGGACGGTGGACAGCCCAACGGCTTCTCATTCACACTGGCGGGCTCGCCGCGTCAGTCGCTGGGCCTTGCCGCACTGGAGGTGGTGGAGCAGCAACTCTCGCCACTTGGTATCAAAGCCAGGCTGGAAAACCAGGACTTCACCACGTTCATTGACAACCGCAACAAACTGAAGTTCCAGGCCATGTCGCATATCGTCTCCGCCAGCGAGGAGTCCGGACCGGAGGCGGAGCGCTGGTTCCACTCCAACAAAAAGCAGTACGGCAACGACAGGGAACTGGACGTGCTTATCGAGAAGATGCTCGGGACGATGGACCCGGCCAAGCGCAAGGACCTGGTGAATCAGATCGACAAGATGATCGTCGAGAAAGGCTTCGCGGGAGTGTACTTCCAGCAGCTTGATCTTGCCGTTTCGCAGCCCTATGTGAAGGACTACAACAGTCCCAGCTTCGTCGGCCAGTACCTGCTGCGGTACGCCTGGCTCGACAAGTAAAGCGGAGCGGTCAACGTGGCGGACGGTCAGGCGACACTGACGCTCTCCTCACCACAGGCTGCGTGGGGCAAGAGCGGCTTGTGGCGAAGCGTCAGGCGCTTCGCGCGGAGCAAGCCGCTCGGTTCCGCGGGCGCGTTGCTTATGGCGGTGCTGGTGCTGCTGGCCTTCGGCGCGGCTGTGATCAGCCCTTATAACCCTCTGGCGATGAATTCCGCGCGCACGCTGGAGCCACCGTCCGCTGACCACGTCTTCGGCACAGACCACGCCGGACGCGACGTCCTCAGCCGTGTCATCCATGGAACCCGCGTCGCGCTGTGGGTGGGCATCGTCTCGGTGGGCATTGGCACTGTGGCGGGCGTCTTTTTCGGCATCCTGTCCTACTGGCCCGGCACGGCGGACATGGTCGTCCAGCGCGCTACGGATGGCCTGCTTGCCTTTCCCACGCTCATTCTGGCCATCACGCTCGTGGCGGTGCTCGGCCCCGGTATCACCAACGCCATGATTGCCATTGGCATCGTCATGATGCCGCAGATGGCGCGGCTTGTGCGGTCGTCCGTACTCTCCGTGCGCGAGAACACCTACGTGGAGGCGGCGGTGGCGGTGGGCGCGCGCGACCCCGCGGTCATCTGGCGGCACGTGTTGCCGAACATCATGGCGCCGGTAGTGGTCGTCGCCACCGCAGGCCTGGCGCGCGCCATCCTCGTCGAGGCGTCGCTCAGCTTCCTGGGCCTCGGCACGCAGCCGCCCACGCCCTCCTGGGGCGCGGACCTGTCCGGCCCGGGCCGCACCTACTTCGAAGTGGCTCCGTGGCTCGCCATCTTTCCCGGAATCGCCGTGTCACTGGCCGTGCTCGGCATCAACCTGCTGGGCGACGCCCTGCGCGACATCTGGGACCCTCGCCTTCGCACCTAAAACCCAAGGAGGCCACGCAAGGCCTCAAGAAAGGAACGCCCTATGCCTTATGCACGCATCAACGGCGCCGAACTCTACTACGACCTGGACTGCTTCGCCGACCCCTGGACGGCGCCCCAGACCGTCCTCCTCCAGCATGGGTTCTCCCGCAACGGGCGTTTCTGGTACCCCTGGGTACCTTTGCTCTCCGGCCGGTTCCAGGTGCTGCGCCCGGACATGCGCGGCATGGGACGCTCCGCCATGCCGCCCGACTTGTACACGCCGTCGGTGGACACCTTCAGCGCCGACCTGGTCGGCCTGCTGGACCACCTGGGCATAGACAAGGTCACGTATGTGGGGGAGTCGTTCGGCGGCGTACTCGGCCTGGTGTTCGCGTGGAAGCACCCGGAGCGCGTCCGCGCCCTGGTGCTCACCTCCACGCCCTTCCGCGTCCCGCACGAAGACCTGGCGAAGAAGTTTCCCGTCAAGGAAGGCTCCGCCAGCGAGGCGCTGGCCAAGGGCGCGGACAACTGGTCGCGGCAGACCATCGGCCAGCGCATCGACGTAAAGGCCGCGCCGCCGCAACTGGCGGAGTGGTGGATTCACCAGATGGGCATGACGGTCCCGGCCAACGCCGTCAAGCTCCACGAGTATGTCGGGACCCTGGACTTCGCTCCCCATCTCCATGAGCTTAAGGTGCCCACGCTCGTCCTGGCGGGAGAGAAGTCGCCCATCGCCACGCCGCAACAGGTGGAGATCATGCGGTCACAGATTCCTGACTGCAAAATCGTCATCTTCCCTGGCTACGGTCACGGCGTCCACGCGGTCATCCCGGACCAGTGCGTTCGCGAGGTCGTCAAGTTCATGAACGAGCGCTCTCCGGCGCGTGCGCGCTAGACGGAAAGGAGACATGGTATGGGAATCTTGATTACAGGCGGCACGGGGTTCATCGGCTCACACCTCGCGCACCTTCTCGTGGAGCGTGAGAAGGAGAAGCTGGTCCTGTTCGACATGTTTCCCAACGCCGCGGCGGTGCGCGACCTGGGTGACCGCGCCACCGTTGTGCGCGGCGACTTCTCGGAGCCGACCGAGCTTATGGCCGCCCTGAAGCAGCACAACGTGAGCGACGTCTTCCACCTCGGCTACTTCACCGCCGAATCGGAGGCGTATCCGGCCCAGGCCATCCGTGTCAACTGCGACGGCACGAACCGCGTGTTCGAGTGCGCGCGCATCGCCGGCGTGCGGCGCGTGATGTGGCCCAGTTCCGCCGCCGTCTATGGCCACTCCCAGACCAGCGCCAGCCCGAAGTTCATGAGCGAGGACGACAAGTTCACGCCCAACAGTATCTACGGGTCGTGCAAGCTCTTTAACGAGCATGTGGCCGAGGTGTACGCGGAGCGCAACGGGTTCGACCACATCGGCTTGCGGCTGTGCTCGGTGTATGGGCTGGGCCGGGGCCAGCGGCGCGGCATCAATCCGGACATCTACGCGCAACTCGTGGAGAAACCCTACGCCGGGGAGGAGTTCGCCGCTCCCCCCGCCGACCATATCATGACGTGGGGCTACGCCAGGGACGCCGCGGCGGCGTTCTACGCGGCGTACAAGGCGCAGAAGCCCCCGCACCGGATTTTCAACTTCGGCGGGGAGTCGCGACCCGTCAAGGACGCCGTGGAGCGCGTCAAGGAGCTATGCCCCAAGGCTAAGCTCACGTACGCCAGCCAGGGCATCCGCCATCTGGCCTACCTCAACACCGACCGCATCCAGAAGGAGCTGGGCTTCAAGTCCGGCTTCTCCATGCGCGACGGGCTGGCGGACTACGTCAAGAAGCTGGGCGGCAGCTAGGGGAAAGACGACCGAAAGTCGGGCCAGAGGTGGCGGTTCCCTTGCGTCTTGGTTGGTCGTTCATCATTTCCGAACCGGGACCTGGCCCAAGGTCAACCTAAATGCAAGAGACCGTCCGCGCTAGCCCGCGCACCGCTCTTGCGGGCGTTGGGGTTGAGGGGTAGTCGGCTGGCTCCGATCGGTTATGGAAGAGGGAACCACGGAGCTAGTGCCCCTATTACAACGTACAGTAATCCAAAACCGAGGTTCATCCCTCCGACATCGACGCCAAGATCGACAGTGGGGGTATTTCGTAGCTCTCCCTTAAGGCGATAGGTTGGCTCTATGTAGCGAAATTTCTCATCTAACGAGTTCGGGTCTGAAGCGTAAAACCAGTATGGACGAAGCTCGACGACTGCAAGCCAGACGCGATACAAGCCGAACACAGCAAACGCAGGCACTACGCCGCGAATTACATAATGAAGGCTACCGGCTAATGGAGCGCTCTCTGTTGGCCCGCGTCCATGGAGTGCCCACATCCCATAAGCGAAGAAGACCAGCGGGAGGACGTTAAGAACAAACAGTCCGGCCATCGCCCGACATCGGGCTTGCGGAAGTTTGAAGAATAAGGGCCATTGAAACGCTTTCCACCGCGGTTGAACATTGGCGACAGCTCCCCAGAAAATGGCGTAGAACAACATGAAAACCGTCTGCAACGCGTCAATCCCCATAATCTGCTCCCCCACTCTTGGCCAAGACACTCGCCATGCCGGCCAACGCCCAGCATCAGCGGCTGCGCGGCGAAAGGCCTACGCCTTGCGCTCCGGCGGGGGCGTGTACAGGCGGTCGGTCTTGGCGGCCATGATGAAGTCGTTGCGGTGCAGGTTGCGGATTTTGTGGGTCCACCACGTCACGATGACGCGTCCCCACTCCGTGGTCAGACGCGGGTGATGGCCCTCTGACTCGGCCAGCGCGCCCACCGCGTCCGTAAAGGCCATCGCATCAGCGAAGCTGGTGAAGCGGTAGGTGCGCTGCAGCTTCCGGATGCCGTCCTCCACGATGAGCGCCCAGTCCGGCGCCTGCATCCGCAGCTCCGGCATCTCCTGTTCGCTCACCGGCGGAGAGCCGACGCGACACGCGACGCACTGTTCCTGGGCAAGCTGTCCCATGGACACCTCACGGCAGCCGCCCGCCCCGTTCTCCGGTCAAAAGGACGGGACGGGGCGTGACCCGGACTAGGAGGACGAGCTGCGGGGCTTCTCCGGGGAAGACTCGGCGGCGGCAGTGGATTTCGGATCGCGTGACTCGCCCTGCCCGGACGACGCCTGCTTGAACTCGTGAACGCTCCTGCCCATGGCGCGAGCAAGCTGCGGCAGCCTGGTTGCGCCAAAGAGCAGCAATATGACCGCCAGGATAATCAACAACTCGGGGAGACCGATGTGTGGCATATCTTCCTCCTTGCCCTCTCAGCCCGACATGCTCAGGATACACTCTCGGAACCCCCGCTGTCCAACGCGCCGCCAATAGAGCGTTGGCCCGCGCGCGCCCCGTCTCCACCTTGCAAGAGCTATTGTCCGAACGGGACAAGGCGACAGGAAACGGGCGCTCATCGCCGGTGCGGCGCCGGACGGGCGGGCGGCCCTACGCGCTCCGGCGAGGCTCGCGGACCAGCATAGCGGCTATGGCGCCCGCGGCAGCCAGGACGGCGAAGATGCCCCACGCCAGCGGGTAAGAACCCGTCCTGTCCACGACCTGGCCGAAGATGGGCGGACTGGCGAACGCGCCCAATTGCACCAGGGTCAGCCCCAGCCCCACAGACGTGGCCGCGCCGCGCGTGCCCCCCAGCTCCGCCATGAGCGTCAGAAAGAGGGCATGGGAACCGATGGCCGCCACGCCCAGAGCCGCCACCAGCACCGCCACCAGTGTGAGCGATGTCCCCGGCCCGACCATCGCCGTCGCGGCCAGGAGCACCGTCGTCAGCACGCCGAACGCCACCAGCAAAGGCTTCCGCCGCGCACCCAGCAAGCGATCGCTGATCAGGCCGGAGACGACGCGCGTCCCCAGCCCGGCGGTGTTCGCCAGCGCCAGGTAGCCGCCCGCGACCACCACCGGCACCAGCAACACCTCTTTCAAGTAGATGACCAGATACGTGATGATGATGAATTGGGCCGCCGCCAGGGATAGGGCCAGGAAGCCCACCAGCCAGACGTCGCGCAGGGCCAGCGTCTCCCGCAGCACGCCCCACCCACCAGTCCGTCGGCCTGCCGCCTCGACCGCTGGGGGGTCGCGGTAGAGAGCGAAGACGCATACCCCGATAGCCGCCACCGCCGCCACAATCACAACGACTGACACCCGCCACCCGCTGGCCACGCCCAGCGGAAGCAGCAGCAGCGCGCCCAGAACACCGCTCAGAGGCACGCCCGTCTGCTTGATGCCCATGGCTGTCGCGCGCGTCCTTGGCGGGAACCAGGAGACCACCGTCTTGGTGACCGCTGGGCTTGCCAGGCTGGAGCCAAAGCCCGCGATGAAGATACCCAGCAGCATCACCGGGAAGCTCGGAGCGAGGGCGAACAGCAGCAGTCCACCCATGGCCACCAGCAGGCCGATGACAATCATGCGCCGAATGCCCAGCGTGTCCGCCAGGGCGCCGGCAAAGAACAGGATGACCACGTGCCCGAGCGCGCCCGCCGAGGCTATCATTCCCACGCTGGTACGGGAGAGGCCGAGGTCCGCCTGGTATAACGCCGCCATCGCCAGAAGCGCCTGGCTGACAGAGGACAGCGCCATCTGGGCAAGGAACGCAACTCCCAGAATGACGTAGCGATAGGCGGCGCGGCCTTGCGCCACGGCTACCCGCGTCTTGCCGGCAAGGGTCATGGGCGTTCAACCCCCTGTCTTACTTCACGCATCAGCAGCAGGAAAACGAGGGTCGCCAGAGCGGCCGCGCCCGCCAGAGCGAACCAGGCCGGACGATAGCCAAAGCCATCGGCGATGAGGCCGAACGCGGGCGGCCCCACCAGGGCGCCCATCGCCGAAAACATGCTCGCGAATCCCAGCGCGGGAGCTATCAATCCTGGCTCCGCCGACTCGGCCACGCTCGTGTGGTACACGGGATGCCAGCCGATGCCCGCGACGCCCACGAGAACTGTAAGTACCAGCACCGCGACGAACGGCGCGCCCACCGGCAACAAGCCCAAAGCCACAAGGAAGATGGCGGTGCCCCCGCCGGCCCCCGCCAGCACCACCTTCCGACGACCGTGCAGGACGCGGTCGCTGAGCAGGCCCAACCCTATCCGAGCCACCAGCGCGGACATCTGCATCACGGCCAGCAGGACGCCGCCCACTACGACGGGCACGTCGAACGTGTCCCGCAGATACAAGATGATATACGTGAGCAGGCAGAACTGGACGCCCACAAGAACGCTCGCCAGCGTCGCCGTGATGACGATGTTGCGGTTGGACGCCACCAATCGGATGGCCCTCAGGCTGGAACGCCAGTCCGACGCGGACCGAGTCGGCCGCTCCGCGTCGCGGTACACCGCGTAGAACACGACCGTAGCCACCAGGGCGCTTCCTCCCAGCACCAGCGCGGCAGTCCGCCAGCCCGCGGCCAGCGCCACCGCGGGCAACGTGGCCGCGAAGACGGCGCCCCCCAGAGGTACGCCAGTCTGCTTGACGCCCATCGCCGTCGCGCGCACACGCAGCGGAAACCAGTCCACGATGGCCTTGCTGGTCGCGGGGTTGCCCAGGCCGGCGCCGGTGCTCGCCACGAGAGCAAACACCAGAACATGGCCGTACCCGCCTCCCAGGGCCATGGGCATCATGCCCAGACCGGACACCAGGCACCCCAGCGCCAGGGTCTTACGCACTCCCACTGCATCCATGAGCCATCCGGACAGCAGGGACAGGGTAAACTGGCCGAGCATGACGGCTGTAATGACAACGCCCACCTGAGCACGGCTGAGGCCCAGGTCCTCTTTCAGGAAGGGGACCAACGGAGGGATGCCCTGATTGGGCACGGACAGCGCCGCCTGGGCCAGCACCGTCACCCCCAGAATCGCCCAGCCTGGGACGCTGCTCGGAGCGACGGCGGAGCGGACGGTCTCCTTCAAGCTCGCCATCCGCTACTCCTTCAGCACGGGTTCCCGCATGAACAGGAAGACGACAAACCCGACCGCTGACAGGCCCGCGAGTGAGAACCACGCCCAGTGATAATCGAGAGCGTCGGCTATCACGCCGAACAGAGGCGGCAAGAGCAGGTTCCCGACGGCGGAAATGGTCATGCCCAACCCGACGGCCGTTGCCGCCATCCGCATGCCGGCCAGTTCGGATACCAACACCATGAAGATGCCGTGCCAGCCCAGGCAGGTAAACCCAAGGGCGATGCTCAACGCCACGACCAGGACGAGAGGGATACCGGGCTGAATCAAGCCGAACAGAAGCAGCGTCACGGCGGTGCCGGCCGCCGAAAGCAGCATGACGGGCTTGCGGCGCCCCTTCAAGAACCGGTCGCTGACAAAACCCCAGAAGATGCGCGCGGAAAGCCCCGTGATCTGGACCACCGACAGCATAACGCCCGCGACGACAATCGGGACCCTCAGGACATCGCGCAGATAAAGCATCAAATAGGTAATGAGGCAGAACTGGATGCCCACCAGAACGGCCGCGAGCAACCCCGTCAGCCAGATGTTGCGATTGGCCAGGACCCGCCGGAGGGCGCCTGCCTGCCGTGGCATCGCGCCGCCTCTGGATGGCGAGCCCGGCGGCTCCCGGTACAGCACAAAGGACATCACGCCCATGAACAGGTCAAAGAGCCCCAGGGTAAGAACAGCGGCGCGCCACCCTGCTGCCAGGGCCACCGCCGGCAGCGCCGCGGCGAAGACCGCTCCCCCCAGCGGCACGCCCGTCTGCTTGATGCCCATGACCGTTGCGCGCATGCGCAGCGGGAACCAGTAGAACACGGCCTTGGTCACTCCGGGATTGCCTATCCCTGAGCCAATCCCCGCCATCAGGAGCAGAACGACCGCCTGCTCGAACGATGTGGAGAACATCAGGCCAATGGCCGCCAACCCCGTCACCGCGGGGCCCGCGGCCATCATCAAACGGATGCCCACAATATCCGTGAGCCACCCGGACACCAGCAGGCTCGGGATCTGGCCCATGGATACGGCGGCCGTCATGATCCCCACCTGGGCGCGGGACAGGCGCAGGTCCACCTGATAGAAGGACGCGAGAGGTGGGACGCCCTGACTGGCCGACGCTACCGCCGTCTGGACAAAAATGGACAGACCCAGAATGACCCAGCGGTACCTGTAGAGCGCCTCAGCCTCGACGGCGGGGTTGGGCGCACGGGCTGTGGGTACGGGTTGTGTCACGGTTACCGCTTGCCCAGCGGGCGCTCCCTGCGTTCCAGTTCCCCCGCCAGGGCAGCGCCCTGGGTCCCGCCGTGGGCCGACGCGAGCCTCTTACGCAGCACGAAGCTGCCACCCTGAGCAATAGTCTCGCTGAGAGTGCCGATGAGTGTCTTCTCGTCCGCTGTGGCCTGGCATGTCGTGGCCAGGGTTTGCGCCATGTGTCCTCCTAATGCAGCCTCTGGATGCGGAGGCGCACCTTGCGGGGATATCAGATGTCCTCACAGATGGCGTCTCCGCGCTGAAGGACATTCGTACGCGCATGTCGGGACGGCCACGCCTTTCTCCGCATCCCACGCGTCTGACCATGCTCTCGGGCGGAACATCAGCCAATGCGTTTGCGCCTGTGAGAGAGGTAGTCCACCAGGATGTACTGCCCCAGTTTGTCGGGCGTGGTGTAAAAGGCGCGTCCCTTGTTGATGCGGGAGACCTGATTGATGAAGTCCATCAGGTAATAGCTGCTCTCCAGCATGAAGGTGTTGATGACAATCCCTTCCTGAGTGCAGCGCTTCACCTCCAGAAGGGTCTCCCGGATGGTCTCATCGCTGGGAGGATAGCTGAAGAAGGCCTCTCCGTTCTCCAGGTGCGCCGTCGGCTCGCCGTCCGTGATGAGGATGACCTGCCGGGTCTGTCCCTTGTGCCGGGCCAGGAGCTGGCGGGAGAGGATAAGGGCATGGTGGATATTGGTGCCCGGCATCCAGGCGTTCCACGTCGTCTCCGGCAGCTCTCCCTTCTTGATTTCCTGGGCGTACTCGGAAAAGCCCAGAATGTACAGGCTGTCCGTGGGAAAGGCCGTCTCAATCAGGCTATACAGGGCCAGTGCCACCCGTTTGGCGGCCTGAAAGCTCCCCGTATAGCCCATGGACCGGCTCTGGTCAAGCAGCAGGACGGTGGCGCAGCGCGTGAGGCTCTCCGCGCGGTGCACCTCGAAGTCGTCCGACTTCAGCGCCACGGGCACGCCTGGCCGCCCGCGGCGCAGGGCGTTCATCAGCGTGCGCTGGAGATGGACATCGAAGCGGTCGCCGAACTCGTACTTCTTGGTGGCCTCGTCCTTGTCGCCATAAGCGCCCAGCTTGAGGAGGCTGTGACGGCCAGCGCGCGCCTGCTTGAGCTGGACGAAGATGTCCCGCAGCGCCTTGTCCCCGATGCGGCGCATGCCTTTCGGCGTCAGCTCCAGCTTGTCGCCCTTGCGCTGGAGGTAGCCCGCCTCCTCCAGTTCCTTCGCGATTTGCTTGAGCTGGTCGAGGACCCGACGGTCATCCTCGCCGAGTTGCTCCTCCAGCTTCCGCGGGTCCACTTCATCCAGATTGCCGGAGCGCATGGCGGCCCCCATTTGCCGATCCAGGTCGTCCATCTGCTGGAGCTGGCCCATGAGCTGCATGGCCTGGTCCATCGTGACGGACTCCTCCCCGCTGAACGGGTACTGCTGCGCCAGCTCATCCAGAGGGTAGAGCCTGTCCAGCATGGACGCCATCCGCGCCATCTCCGCGCGTGTGTCCTCGTCCATCATGCCTTCCAGCATGTTCTGCAATTCCTGCCGCTGCTCCGGCGACATGCTCTTGAGAAGCGACTGGGCCTGGGCTATCTGGCGTTGCAGCCATTCCACCAGTTCGTCCAAGTCCTGGGGCGGCTCCGGCCCGAAGAACTGACCGTACTTGTTCATGAACTGCTGGAATTCCGGCTTGCCGCCGCTCAGGCGATCCCGCAGCATCTGGTTGAGCTGGCGCATCATCTCGCGCATCTGCGCCGTCTGCTCCGGCGACGTATCGCGCAGGCGCTGGGAGAGGTCTTTGAAAACGTTGTCCATCATCCGGCGCCGGAGCATGTCCATAAGCTCCTGGAACTGCCTCCGGGCCTCCGGGTCCATGAAGTCGTAGTCCTGGAGTTCCTTGATGGCGCCGGCCATGTCTTTGGGCAGGGTGTCCAGGGCCTGGAGCTTCTTCTGGGCCATGGCCTCCAGCATGCGCCGCAGTTTGTCATCCGGCGATTGCCCCGCGCCCTGCTGTCCTGGCTGGCCCTGGGCAGGCTGCTGCTCCTTGGCCGGAGCGGGCTGGTTGGACGTTCCGGAGGGGAGCTGCGCCGCGTCCAGGCGACGCTGGATGCCCTGGCGCTCCGTCCTGACTATCTGGTCTACCTTTTGGCGCAGGTCGTCCATGAGCGTATCGAGGTTGTGGCGCTGGAGGATGTCCCGCCGCCGCCGCCGCAGGCGTTTAGCGATGTCCTGGAGACCTTCAACGCGCTGGCCCGCCGGATTGCGCATGCCCTTCTGGAACAGGCGGCGCAGGGCGCGCTGCACGTCCCCGTGGGCCGTCAACTCGCTCGAGATCTCGTCAAGGACTTCGTCGGGGCGTGGCTCGAAGACCTTCTGGGTGCCGTCCCAGCGCGAGTAGCGATAGAGAGCCATGATGGTCCGCCTCCAGCTTCCGGGTTCCCACTGTAGCACAGGGCACGCACCCCCGGCAACACGCGCGGCAACTGGAAGGTAGCTTGGAGACAGAGCGTGCTGTAGCAGGGGCTGACCGAAGCATTGGCACGAGGGAAAGGTCGCTGAAACGGCAACACGGGGCCTCAGCTCCCGTCCGTGAGCTGAGGGCGAGACTGGCGTGGTCGCTGCCGCCTACACAGCCCCCACGTTCGAGGAGGTCTGACGCTCATCGTGAGTCCCGGTGTCAGCGACCTGCACATCCGCGGGCGAGACCCACCGGTCAGCCCAGATCTGGAGGGCCTCCACCACCTGCCGCAGGTCGGCGCCCTTCGCCGTCAACGAGTACTCCACCAGCACCGGACGCCGCGGAAGAACGCGCCGCTCGACGATGCCCGCCTCCTCGAGCTCCTGCAGACGCTCCGACAGAAGGCGGTCGCTCAGGCCGGGCACATAGTTCTTGATCTCGGTGAATCTGCGCGGGCCTGAGATCAGGGCGCGCAACATGAGCGCTGTCCACCGCTTCCCCAGGATATCAACAACCTTCTGGTACTTGGGACACATGTGCTGAAGGTCCATTGGCTTACTCCCACTCTCCCCAGTAAGCTCCTGTGTCTATGCTAACACAACGTTAGTCCCTTGCTCCAGATCCAAACAACGCGGACGGGCAGTTGCCGATTGAGCGCGGAGAGGCGGCCCGATAGTCATCAGACCACCTCTCCGCATGGCACACCACATCCAGCCGCAGGCGACTGGGGCGATGCCGCTACTTCTGCTTGACG
This genomic window from Dehalococcoidia bacterium contains:
- a CDS encoding ABC transporter substrate-binding protein produces the protein MKPVRELARVVGVSLAGLVLVAASCAPAAAPAQPSAPAPRQPAPSAPSTAPAPAAPQPTAPSAPLPAASAPRNPTPTPATAVQQRKRGGTVVYAQHVDLLHTDPLLCASSSCVVVVGQAFNKLLQRDKNNEIITDLAESWKQTDDVTYVITLRKGVLFHDGTEVTADDVVYSAGLLSQQATHPTYASLWTQYASARATDKYTVELKTKQPDPLFPHALSEAHQFIVPKAKYTQSGAFSLKWVGTGPFELQEFTRSVNYKLVKSAKYFEQGVPYVDSVSVLIVPDLATRVASFRTRRVDVIGELRAPDLVALRRAVPDLNEIKSPGGAIGIYFNPFAPPFDNENLRKAVVFGLQRQQLIDIVTQGTGVMSGVVNGGPPGWGLAWYPDEMKKLYTYDPAKVKKFLADGGQPNGFSFTLAGSPRQSLGLAALEVVEQQLSPLGIKARLENQDFTTFIDNRNKLKFQAMSHIVSASEESGPEAERWFHSNKKQYGNDRELDVLIEKMLGTMDPAKRKDLVNQIDKMIVEKGFAGVYFQQLDLAVSQPYVKDYNSPSFVGQYLLRYAWLDK
- a CDS encoding ABC transporter permease, encoding MADGQATLTLSSPQAAWGKSGLWRSVRRFARSKPLGSAGALLMAVLVLLAFGAAVISPYNPLAMNSARTLEPPSADHVFGTDHAGRDVLSRVIHGTRVALWVGIVSVGIGTVAGVFFGILSYWPGTADMVVQRATDGLLAFPTLILAITLVAVLGPGITNAMIAIGIVMMPQMARLVRSSVLSVRENTYVEAAVAVGARDPAVIWRHVLPNIMAPVVVVATAGLARAILVEASLSFLGLGTQPPTPSWGADLSGPGRTYFEVAPWLAIFPGIAVSLAVLGINLLGDALRDIWDPRLRT
- a CDS encoding alpha/beta hydrolase, translating into MPYARINGAELYYDLDCFADPWTAPQTVLLQHGFSRNGRFWYPWVPLLSGRFQVLRPDMRGMGRSAMPPDLYTPSVDTFSADLVGLLDHLGIDKVTYVGESFGGVLGLVFAWKHPERVRALVLTSTPFRVPHEDLAKKFPVKEGSASEALAKGADNWSRQTIGQRIDVKAAPPQLAEWWIHQMGMTVPANAVKLHEYVGTLDFAPHLHELKVPTLVLAGEKSPIATPQQVEIMRSQIPDCKIVIFPGYGHGVHAVIPDQCVREVVKFMNERSPARAR
- a CDS encoding NAD(P)-dependent oxidoreductase, which translates into the protein MGILITGGTGFIGSHLAHLLVEREKEKLVLFDMFPNAAAVRDLGDRATVVRGDFSEPTELMAALKQHNVSDVFHLGYFTAESEAYPAQAIRVNCDGTNRVFECARIAGVRRVMWPSSAAVYGHSQTSASPKFMSEDDKFTPNSIYGSCKLFNEHVAEVYAERNGFDHIGLRLCSVYGLGRGQRRGINPDIYAQLVEKPYAGEEFAAPPADHIMTWGYARDAAAAFYAAYKAQKPPHRIFNFGGESRPVKDAVERVKELCPKAKLTYASQGIRHLAYLNTDRIQKELGFKSGFSMRDGLADYVKKLGGS
- a CDS encoding 4a-hydroxytetrahydrobiopterin dehydratase: MGQLAQEQCVACRVGSPPVSEQEMPELRMQAPDWALIVEDGIRKLQRTYRFTSFADAMAFTDAVGALAESEGHHPRLTTEWGRVIVTWWTHKIRNLHRNDFIMAAKTDRLYTPPPERKA
- the tatA gene encoding twin-arginine translocase TatA/TatE family subunit encodes the protein MPHIGLPELLIILAVILLLFGATRLPQLARAMGRSVHEFKQASSGQGESRDPKSTAAAESSPEKPRSSSS
- a CDS encoding MFS transporter, coding for MTLAGKTRVAVAQGRAAYRYVILGVAFLAQMALSSVSQALLAMAALYQADLGLSRTSVGMIASAGALGHVVILFFAGALADTLGIRRMIVIGLLVAMGGLLLFALAPSFPVMLLGIFIAGFGSSLASPAVTKTVVSWFPPRTRATAMGIKQTGVPLSGVLGALLLLPLGVASGWRVSVVVIVAAVAAIGVCVFALYRDPPAVEAAGRRTGGWGVLRETLALRDVWLVGFLALSLAAAQFIIITYLVIYLKEVLLVPVVVAGGYLALANTAGLGTRVVSGLISDRLLGARRKPLLVAFGVLTTVLLAATAMVGPGTSLTLVAVLVAALGVAAIGSHALFLTLMAELGGTRGAATSVGLGLTLVQLGAFASPPIFGQVVDRTGSYPLAWGIFAVLAAAGAIAAMLVREPRRSA
- a CDS encoding MFS transporter, with translation MASLKETVRSAVAPSSVPGWAILGVTVLAQAALSVPNQGIPPLVPFLKEDLGLSRAQVGVVITAVMLGQFTLSLLSGWLMDAVGVRKTLALGCLVSGLGMMPMALGGGYGHVLVFALVASTGAGLGNPATSKAIVDWFPLRVRATAMGVKQTGVPLGGAVFAATLPAVALAAGWRTAALVLGGSALVATVVFYAVYRDAERPTRSASDWRSSLRAIRLVASNRNIVITATLASVLVGVQFCLLTYIILYLRDTFDVPVVVGGVLLAVMQMSALVARIGLGLLSDRVLHGRRKVVLAGAGGGTAIFLVALGLLPVGAPFVAVLVLTVLVGVAGIGWHPVYHTSVAESAEPGLIAPALGFASMFSAMGALVGPPAFGLIADGFGYRPAWFALAGAAALATLVFLLLMREVRQGVERP